In the Elizabethkingia bruuniana genome, AAAAACGTAAATAAAAAAGCCGACAAACTTTTGGAGTCTGTCGGCCATTATTTATCTCAAATTTAAAGGGCACACCGAGTTGTCTTTTCCTATTGTCCGGGATGACTGATGCTTTTCTTTAAATTGCTTTATGATCTTCACTTCTGAATTTTGATTTGCAAATTTAATAAAATTTACTTTAAAATCCTATTAGAATTTATGCATTTACTTTTGCAGCGAATTCCTCTTTTATTTTAGCAATCTTATGCTCTAATTCCTTAGCTTTTTCAGCATCCAGAATACCTTTCTCAGCATCGAAATTATCTTTGAATTTAGGCAATGAGAAAGTCTCTACAATGTTTGCTCCACTATGCGGAAAACGCGCAGTTGCTGCAGCCAATACGTTCGCACCACCTTTAGGTCCAGGTGCTGTAGCCATTAAGAAGACATCTTTATCTCCCCAGTGTGGTCTTCCCGGAATACGGGATACCCAGTCGAAAACATTCTTGAAAGCTACAGAATAGCTGCTGTTATGCTCTGCCAAAGACATGATTACTAAATCTGCGCTATCAATTTTCTCAGCAAAATTCTTTGCTTCCTGAGGAACTCCGGATTGTTGTTCTCTATGAACTCCATAGATAGGCATTTCATAATCATTAAGATCTAAAAGCTCTACGTCATTACTATCAAATTGTTTTGTAACGTACTCTACCAATACCTTATTAATTGATGCCGGAGAATTGGTTCCTGCAAAAGCTACTATTTTCATTTATTTCTAATATTATTTTTAGTTGTTGTTGAAAACGAGCCATGGTCACTTCTTTTATAGCAATATGATTTCCGGCTCATTTATATCTTATCTTTATTGAGTTTAAATTAATGTGCAAAATTAGGCAAATTCATAGGAACATCTATAATCAAAAGTTCAGAATTTTCTGTTGCTTCTATATTGAATTTATCTGTATCCCAAATTCCAAATGCATCACGGGTGTTCAATACCTGATCTCCAATTTTCACCTGACCGTTTAATACAAACACATAAGCACCATTTCCTTCTCTGTGGATAGGATATTCTTTACTGAATCCTTTGTCAAAGTTTGCTAAATTGAACCATGCATCCTGATGAATCCATACACCTTCGTCATCTGCGTTAGGGGACAAAATCTGTTGAAAATCATTTTTCTTATAACCTTCGGAAACATCAACCTGATCATAACGTGGTGTTACATTTTCTTTGTTAGGAAAAATCCATATCTGCAGAAATTTTACTGCTTTATCTGCGTTAGCATTCATTTCACTATGCATTACACCAGTACCGGCAGACATTACCTGAATATCTCCTTTTTTTATGATTCCTGCACTTCCCATATTATCTCCATGCTTCAAGTCTCCTTCTAACGGAATAGAAATAATCTCCATATTGTTATGCGGGTGCTTACCAAAGCCCATACCACCTTCCACATAGTCATCGTTTAAAACTCTCAGCGTTCCAAAATTTACTCTTTCAGGGTTAAAGTAACCTGCAAAACTAAAACTGTGTGCACTTTTTAACCAACCGTGATCTGCGAATCCTCTGCTGTTTGCACTGTGATATACTGTTTTCATATGTTTATGTTTATTTTTTCTTATGCAAATTTACGCTACTACCAAGATGAATGAATTGATGTAAGATAAGTAAATAAGCGAATCAATATATTTCATATATTCGTGAGAAATTAGGATTATATAACTAAATCGAATAATAATATGATAAAACCTCTATTAATTACATCTTTTACTGTGAAATCAAAATGTTTCGGCAGATATAAACAAAAAATTCAGTAAAAGATGGAGAGTATTCTAGAAAACTGCAGCAGTTGCGGTACAGCTGTTAACGGAAACTATTGTACTGAATGTGGACAGAAAAAATTCAAAAGAATTGACCACACTTATGTGTTTGATGAAGTTAAAAGTTTTGCCTACTATACCGAAAAAGGATTTTTCTATTCCGTTAAAAATATCATATTAAACCCCGGAAAGACGGCCAGAAAATTTCTGGAGGGCGACAGAATACACCATTACAAACCTTTCGCTCTTACCATGGTACTCAGTGGTATTTCGATATTATTATCCAGCTTCCTTAATATAAAGGACATCATGGAGAATGCAATAAAGGCTTCTAATCAAAATGTATCCGATAGATTTGTTGATGCATATTCCACCGGGTTCCTCTCCTATTTCTCCTTTATTATGCTGGCTTTAATACCATTCTTTTCTCTTCTTACCAGGATAGCGTTTAGAAAATGGGGACAAAATTATTACGAGCACCTGGTCATGAATGCCTATTTCCAGTGTTTTTATACCATTGCGCTCATTATTATTTTTGATCCTATTTTTTATTTCTTACAGAATGACCCGATAACAATTAGTAAAATCTCTACTTTATCGTATTTAATTGTTCCAATATTACTTTTTTGGTTCTATAAGGGCTTTTATTCAGAGAAAAGTACAAAAAGTATTATTGGCCGTTTATTTATTTTTTACCTGCTACAGATTGCAGCTATAATTGTCATCTTTATCGGATTGCTTTTAATAGGTTTCCTTATTGGTAAATTTAACCCTGAATTGATACAGGGAATGATAAAGAAATAGAGTTCTATTACTTCTAAACACCCAATAAAATAAAGACCTATGATATTTGAAATATCATAGGTCTTTTATTTTAATCTGAGACCGAAGTAAAGTAATTTATATATTCCACCTCGTCAGTCTGAGTGATTTTTGTTTCAAAAATCGTATCGAAGACTCAGGCTAATTTATTTTACAGCTTTCAGAGAAATAGCATATCCACCACTTCTTGCCAGTTTCACAGGAATCTTGGTAGCACTGGTGACAGTTTTCTTATAGATATGATAGCTTTGCGGGTTGGTATCATAATCTGCATCTTTACCATCTTCATAGATAACAGCTTCATACTTTTTACCTTTATCTAAGAATGATAAATCTACTGTAAACTCTCTTTTGTTTTCATCAGTAATACCACCTACATACCATTCATCTTTACCTTTTGCTTTTCTGGCAATATGCAGATAATCTCCAGGCTCAGCATCCAGGATTTTGGTATCATCCCAATCCACAGCTACATCTTTGATAAACTGGAATGCATCCATGTGCTTAGCATAGTTCTCCGGTAAATCTGCTGCCATTTGTAATGGTGAATACATGGTTACATATAATGCTAACTGTTTTGCTAATGTAGTCTTTACCATACGCTTGTCTCCGGGGAAGTAGTAATCCATCTTAGTCTGGAAAATACCTGGTGTATAATCCATTGGACCGCCCATTTGTCTGGTAAACGGAAGAATCGTTGTATGATCTGCATTGTTTCCGCCAAAAGCATCGTACTCCGTACCCCGTGCAGCTTCTGCAGCAATCCAGTTTGGATAAGTACGGTTAAGTCCTGTAGGACGTACAGATTCATGAGAATTTACCATAATCTTATAGTCTGCCGCTTTTTTAGCAACATGCAGGTAATGGTTATTAGTCCATTGACTATAGTGATGCTCACCACGTGGAATAATATTTCCTACATAACCAGTTTTTACAGCATCATAACCATACTTATTCATCAGTTTGAAAGCAGGATCCAGCCATCTTTCATAGTTAACTGTTGATCCCGATGTCTCATGGTGCATAATCAGTTTAATACCTTTACTATGTGCATAGTCATTAAGCGCTGCAATATCGAAATCCGGATATGGCGTTACAAAATCGAAGACATCTTCTTTAGAATGTCCGAACCAATCTTCCCAACCTACATTCCAGCCTTCAATAAGGAGTCCGTCGAAACCATTTTTGGCTGCGAAGTCTATGTATTCTCTTACCTTGGTATTATTGGCTGCATGCTTTCCATTAGGTGTAAGCTTGCTAAAATCTGTTTTTCCTAAATGTACATTATCTTCTGTAGAATAAGCCCACTGAGATTTTCCAATAATCATTTCCCACCATACACCCATATATTTGGTTGGTTTTATCCAGGAAGTATCTTTATATTCTGTAGGTTCATTCAGATTGAATATCATTTTAGAATCCAGGATTCCTGCAGCTGTAGGCGATACAATAATTGTTCTCCATGGTGTATTAAAAGGTGTCTGAATATAACCTTTTGCTCCTTGTGCATCTGGGGTAAGGTGTGTTTTGAATTTATAATTCTGACTGTCTACTTCAAGATGTGATGCAGGGTAATTAATCAGTGCTGCTTCACCTAAATCTACATATAATGGTTCTTTACCTTCTTTTTTAAGAATTAAAGGCGTTTGTACTGTATTTTTAATTGGAAACTGCGATGCATTTTGTTCTACAGCTCCAGCCCATTTTGCAGCAATCTCTGAAATTTTAGAAGTTTGGTACTGATATTCTTGTGTGTCGTAGTCTCCTACAATCCACCAGGCTTTCATATCAGATGGAAGATCTATTTCTGAATCCTCTTCTTTAATTACAAAATAGTTAAGGTTTTTCTGTTGCGGAAACTCGTAACGGAAACCTAAACCATCATTGAATAATCTAAACTTTATTGCTATTGTACGATCCTGTTTGTCCTGATGAAGATTTACGGTAAGCTCATTATAATTGTTAATATAGCTTTTCTTCTCTCCCATTACCGGCTGCCAGCTTTCATTTTTAGTATCTCTTTTTTCAGATACCTTGGAGAATCCCTGGTTCAGATCATTTTCGTTTCCTTCTGTCTTATTAATCTCGGAAGCAAACTGTATATTGTTATCTTTAAATAAACGAAGTCCCAGTTTAGATTCCTCCACCACAACTTTTCCATTGTACTTCAGCTGATAATATGGTGTTCCGTTTTTCAGACTGAAATCCATCTGAAACTTTCCATCAGGAGATTTCAGGGTTTGTCCGTACAAACCTCCTAATGTCAAACCAAAAAATGCAACTGCCAAACTTACTTTCTTCAAGTTCATAATTGTTATTTTATTTGTAATATCTAAAGTTATAAAAGTGAGACGATCTCACAATCATTTATTTTGCTAAAAGCATTAAAACATGTGCAGAAGACCAGCTAAAATTAATTGCATTCAAACCTTTTCCTGTTACAGGATGATAGGTTTCATGAATGGGTTTATCTTCTAGAAGACCTTCGGCATTATTCATAAATTTATTAATCAGTTCATCAGCCTCTTGCTGATAACCATATTTTTTTAATCCGGTAACCCCGAAATAGAATTGATCTATCCATACTGGTCCTCTCCAGTAACCTTTTAACGGGTCAAATTTCGGATGGTCAGCTGTAAGCGTAGGTAAAGGTACTTTCGTATTGAATTTGTGTACATTCATCATAATCTTTGTTACAGCACTTGCCTGCTCTTGTGTTGCAATACCCGCCCACAACGGAATCCATCCCTCTGGTCCTTCTACTGCAATAGGTTCTTGTTTACCTAAAAGTTTATCATAATAATAACCTTTAGTATTGTCATAAAACCTCTGATTGATTTTATCTGCTAATCCGCTAACAGAGTTATTCCAATCTAAAGCTTCTTTCTTATTTCCTACTACCGAAGCCAGCTGAGATAAATATTTTTTTTCTGCATACAGATAAGCATTCAGGTCTACACTTTCCTGATTAAGCGACCAGGCCTTATCATTATTTTTCATTAAGACTGCTTCATCAAAACGTACCGCATTATCCATCCCGCTTTCCCATGCCGCAGCAATTCTTGTCCCGTCTGTAGAACCATATTCACACAACCTGTTCTTGTCATGGTCTCTGTTTTCATACCACCACTGATGGTATTTCACCAACTTCGGATACATCTCTTTTACAAATGCTGCATCTTTAGTCTGCTCATAAACTTTCCAAACCGCCCAGGCAGCCAAAGGTGGCTTGGTATCACGCCAATTATTCTCTTTTTTATCGATATATACACAGTCTGCAACCATTCCATACTCGTCCATATAATCGAACATGCTGCGGATATTATCTTTAGCCAGCGAAGTATTAAAGTAACTTAATCCCACCGCTTGCTTCCAACTGTCCCAGCTCCAGAAACCATAAAATCCCTGGTAAGAAACCGATGGGAAAACGCCATCATGTAACAGGTCTTTGGCCGCAGTTCTCCAGTTCGTCATTAAAGTAACAATAGCTTTTACAGCAAGTCTCTGCTTCTTTTCATCCAGCCTGGATGTGTGAGAAAAATATTGTTGTAAATAATTATTCCAGCGTTTTTCATTTAGCTTTAACTGAACTGCAAAATCTGAAGTGGACTTTTTAACTCTATCTTCTTTTGACTGAAGAAAATAATACTGGGACTGTGTAAAATCGGCTTTACCACCTGCTGGTATTTTTATCTTTCCTACTGATGCTGTATAAGAATCTGTAGTGATATCAATGTTTACAGGTTGATCGAAAACTAACTTAAATGTATTTTCTTTAGCCTTTAACTGAGCCCTTATCTCTCTATTATCTTTTGTAAGAAGTACATCAGACAGAAGTTTTCCTTCAAAAGATACGGCGAGTTCACGCTGAGTTTTTGACCGATTGTAAATACTTGTTTTTATTTTCGCTTCACGCCCTGATATAAAAATTAATTGCTGCTCAATCTCCAGATTATCAATTATAAAATTCTGCTTTAATAATCCCGGATAATAATGCTGAATAGCTTTTGATTTTTGCAAATCCAGAGCTGTCCCGTTTTCATTAATTCTGATTTTGGAAATCGTATTTGCCAGCCATTGTCCATCGAGATCCATAATAACAGGACCGATAAAAGATCCGTAATCTTCTGTCTTTTCCGGTAAAGCATAGGCATGCCACGCTCCCATATCGCTAAAAAGATTGGTTGTAATATTTTTAGAATTTGATACCACTGTTTTCAGATCGAGAACATCAGCATAGTTTTCACGGTGCAATTGTTGAGCATTGGATGCCGAAAACAGAATTAAGAATAATACCGAAATTGTTTTTTTCATGGTTATTGTTCAATTTATCTTTTATTCTTAAATAAAAAAGTGTTGCTGTAAAACAACACTTTTTTACTACACTTATTTTAATAAGTTATTGCTTTACCAAAGTATACTTCATATTGTTAGTATCCAGTGTAACATTATAAATTCCAGCAGCTGATATCTGAATATTATCACCACCCGCTACTGCATTTCCTCCTGAACCTCCATAATTAATATCCCAGGCATCATTTGCTCTAAACTTCATTTCTCCGGCAATTAAGGCTAAGGTAGCTTCCCAAATTCCGGTAGCATTATTTAATGTCATTTTGGTATCTGGTGTTGCCCATCCATTAGGAGTTGCTGAACCAACTATTCCAAACCTAAATGGTGTCATTGCAATGATAGATTTATTCAAATCTACAACCAACTTATAAGAACCAACACCAGGAGCTTTAATATTTCCGGCACTTGTACTCAATGTAGTTCCGTTATCTGATCCATAAGCACCATCCCAACTACGGTTTGGTGTTATCTTAAATTCCAAGCCATCGGTAGGGAAATTAATATATCCTGTGTAGATTCCATTACTATTCTCGGATACTAATGCTGTAGCTGTTGCTGGATTCCATCCCTGATAAGCACCCGGTGCATATACATATGAAATAAGTGCATATGGTGTTACAGTTAATGGTATTACTGAAGAGTAAACTGGTGCTACAGCAGAACTTTCTGTAGTAGATTTCAGTCTTACTTCAACCTGAGACTGACTCCCAATGGGAGCACCTGCACCCAGTAATATTCCATTAAAATCCTGAACTTTGAAACTAACAGAAGTTGTTCCTGCACCTAAAATTACTTCTTTAGGTTTTGCAAAATTAGTTCCCTTTACAGCAAACTGTAATACATTATTAATTACAATATTGTTTCCAAAAGAAGGTGCCTGCCATGAGAACCTTACAGCATCTTTAGCAGCGTCATCTTTTAATAAGACAAAAGTAGTTGCCGAAGCTGTTAAAGCTGACGGAGAAGGATTCCCTAACACAGCTCTATCTTCATCCTTTTCACAGGAGATCAATAAAAAACCAACAATAGCTGCAAATACTATTTTAAATATATTTTTCATAATACAAATTCAAAAATTAGTAACCCGTATTTTGTTTAAGGTTTGGATTGGCAATCAAATCGCTGGAAGGAATCGGATAAAGGGTTCTGAAGTCTTCTACACCTCTTCCATCCTTCACACCTCCTTTCCATGGCCATAAATAGCTGCTTCCTGTAAACTTTCCAAAACGGATCAGGTCCGTTCTTCTTGTCGCTTCCCAGGATAACTCTCGTGCTCTTTCATCAAGAATAAAATCTAAGCTCAGAGAATTCACATTACCAGAATTATCACCATAGGCTCTTGTTCTAAGCTGGTTCACATAAGTAAGTGCCTGGGCATTGCTGCCACCACCACCTCTTAGTACTGCTTCAGCATACATCAGATAGGCATCTGCTAAACGGAACATTGGGAAGTCGGTATCCACAAAATCTCCAGAGGCATCAGATCCTTGCTTGCCAGCAGATGTAATATTCTTGAATTTTACTAGTGGGTAACCATCTGTAAATGTCGTTACATTATCTATTTCAAGATTTTGGCCATTGGTATAGAATACTCCTCTTTTATCACGGGAGCCATTTGCATCCGGGAATAACTGAACCAAACTTTTGGTTGTTCTAAGTCCTCCCCAACCACTATTAATTCCAAAATCTGAAGGTTTCATACTTCCACCCACTGCTGCATGGATCAAATAAGTAGTACCACCGTAAGTTTTGGTATTAAGTCCATCGTAGTTGATAGAGAAAATAACCTCGTTATTAGCAACATTATTATCGGCAAGGAAAAGATCTGCATATTTAGGCTTAAGGCTGTAACCTCCATTAATTACTTTTTCTGCATATGTTCTGGCCTCAGTATATTTTTTAGTTCCGGTATACACTTCAGCATTCAGGTATAATTTAGCCATTACCATCCATACAGCCGCTTTATCTGCACGTCCGTATTCATTAGTACGTGGATCTTTTAGTAGTCCTTCAAGATCTTTCAGCTCACTTTCTACATAAGCAAAAAGCTCTTCACGTGTAATTCTCTTTGGAGGCTTTACACCTACTTCATCTTTCTCAGTCACAAACGGTACATTCCCAAACATATCAATAGCATGATAGTAGCTTAAAGCTCTAAGGAAACGCGCTTCATTTCTGTATAATCTCGCTTCTTCAGCCTGTGCTCCGGTAATATTTCGGGATGCCAGTTTTTCATCTGTCGTTTCACGGATAAACTCATTACATAGTGCTACCTGATAGAAAATACGATAGTACAATGCTGTAATAAAGCTATTTGTAGATCCCCAGTTCATATTATGAAGATCCGGAAGAAAAGCATCATTCCATGCTACTACAGCCTCATCTGTCGGAAGCTCCTGTAACTGGAAATATTGTCTCAGATAACTTGAAGTTCCCGTATCTATACCACCTATATCGGCACCATCGGTACTATCTCCGCTTTTTTGCCCCGTAAGTGCAAGCCCGGCATAACATTTAGCCAATACACCTTTGTAATTGGAAAAATCTGCATAAACCGATGCGGAACTAATATCTGTTATAGGTAATCTGTCAAGATCTTTTTCACAAGAAGTTACACCGAATAACATTACTACTCCTGCAACTAAAAGTTTACGATTTATAGAATTAAAAAATTTCATTGCTGTGTTTTTAGAATTGGAAGTTAAAACCTAGAGAATAAATTCTTGGTCGCTGGTAAGCATTATTATCAATTCCTGATTTTGTTGTTCCGTTAAGTTCTGTCGTCAACAATTCAGGATCCAGTCCGCTGTATTTTGTAATTAAAAATACATTCTGAGCTGATAGAGAAACTCTTAGTTTATACTTATCATTGATAAAATGTGGGAAATTATAGCCTATATTAAGATTATCCATTCTTAGGAATGAACCATTCTCTACATAATAGTCGGAAAGATATTGTGCTCTTTTAAAACCTGTATCCAGATAGCTAGTTGAGATATTGGATAAATAATCATTATTAGAGATATTTTGCAATGATCCGGCTTTAGATGCCATATTGTTGTACACATAGTTTCCGATACTAGCTCTTAAAGAAAAGCCCAGATCCCAGTTCTTATACGTAAACCTTGAAGAGAAACCTAGTAAAACATCAGGAATCGGCGATTTGTACTGGTATAAGTCCTGCTCGTTAATCACACCATCACCATTACGGTCAACATAAACTCCTTCAAGCGGTTTTCCGTCCTGTCCGTATACCTGCTGATAAACATAGAATGAGAATGGCGTATAGCCTACCTGATGTACTTGGACTGTTGTCCCTGTTCCTCCTTCTATACCACCTATTAATACTTTCTCATTAGGGTTATTTTGTGCAGATAGTTTTGTAACCTTGGAGGTGTAATGTGTTGCATTAGCACTAAATTCCCAGCTGAAATTTTCTTTCTGAATTGCTTTTACATTGATATTGGCTTCTATACCTTTATTCTGCATATCCCCTACATTTATCAGTAAGAGATTGGTCAGGTTAGCACCTGCCGGTACTGGTACAATACTCAAAAGATCTTTAGTTTTTTTCTCATATACTTCTACGGATCCGGTAATTCTGTCATTCAGAAATCCAAAATCCAAACCTATGTTTTTGGTAATCGTAGTTTCCCATTTCAGGTTTTTATCATATCCCTGTGCCCGAAGTGTATTATAGAATTGGTCACCTATCTGATACTTTGTTCCGTTATCACTAATCACATATCTTGCAAGGAATGGATAATCATTCCCAATGACTCCTTGCTGTCCTGTTTCTCCCCAACCTGCTCTCAGCTTTAAAGAGGATACTACATTTTGGTTTTTCATGAAGTTTTCTTTATCTATTCTCCATGCTAAACCTACTGCCGGAAAAATACTACTTCTGTTCTCCTTACTAAAACGTGATGAACGGTCATTACGCACTGTGGCTGTCAATAAATATTTATCACCGAAATTATAGTTAAAACGCCCAAAGTAAGAGAGAATAGTAGACTCTGTTTCAAAAGCATTAACAATGTCAGGTTGTAAAGCCGGATCTCCTTTAATGGTCATAGCTAAAGGCTCGCTTCTGTAAAAATCCTGATAAGAATAACCTGCTGTAACATCGAATGTAGAGTTCAGTGATTCTACTTTTTTGTTATAGTTTAGATAAACATCAAATAGTTTATTTTTTCTGCTCTGGGTATATCTTTTGTAAGTTCCACTACTATAAAAAGCTGAAGCTGAAGTAGGCAATACTCTGGTATTCCCTTTGGAATCCGTATAATCTATACCAGCATTAACATTTACCCGCAACTCCGGAAGGAAATGGAATTTATAATCTAACTGAATATTCCCCAAACTTCTGGTGACATACGATACATCTATCTTCTGATTCAGCATAGAAAGCGGATTCTTTGTAGCATTCGTATTAGGTAAACCTGTTGTAGCATTCAGCCATTCCCAGTAACCTCCTAAAGCTGTATTTGCAGGATTATAAACAGATTGTGTCGGATCGAAAGCCGCAGCGGCTCCTATAGCACCTACATCTGCAAATCTGTTTTCGGAGTAAATACCTTTGTAGTTAATATCTACAGATAAATGTTTATCAAAAAATTTAGGGCTTAGATTGATTCCGACATTGGAACGCTCAAAATTGCTGGTTTTAAGAATACCATCCTGTTTAAGGTAGCCTAATGATAAACGGTAAGGCAGTCCTTTAATTCCTCCGGAAATAGCCACACTATTATCAAACCCTAAAGCAGTCTGATAAATTTGCTTTTGCCAATCTGTATTACTATTGCCCAAAAGCTTTTTATATTCATCAGTTGCATACTGGTTTACTACAGAACGGAACTGATCTCCGTTAAGCACACCAATAGTTCCCATTTTGGTATAAATAGAAGTATTACTGTTGTAACTTACTTTTAGTTTACCGGAAGTTCCTTTTTTAGTTGTAATAATTATGACACCATTGGATGCTCTGGAACCATAAATTGCTGTAGCAGATGCATCTTTCAGGATACTGAAACTTTCAATATCATTCGGGTCAATCAATGCCAATCCATTAGAAGCTCCATTGATAGTAC is a window encoding:
- a CDS encoding SusC/RagA family TonB-linked outer membrane protein produces the protein MKVAPAFLLAGAMLNAQQKDSTKTKEIEQVVLIGYGKQKKSDLTGSVTALTAKDFNQGAIGSPEQLIQGKAAGVQIVTAGGAPGSGSTIRIRGGASLNASNDPLLVIDGVPVDNSTINGASNGLALIDPNDIESFSILKDASATAIYGSRASNGVIIITTKKGTSGKLKVSYNSNTSIYTKMGTIGVLNGDQFRSVVNQYATDEYKKLLGNSNTDWQKQIYQTALGFDNSVAISGGIKGLPYRLSLGYLKQDGILKTSNFERSNVGINLSPKFFDKHLSVDINYKGIYSENRFADVGAIGAAAAFDPTQSVYNPANTALGGYWEWLNATTGLPNTNATKNPLSMLNQKIDVSYVTRSLGNIQLDYKFHFLPELRVNVNAGIDYTDSKGNTRVLPTSASAFYSSGTYKRYTQSRKNKLFDVYLNYNKKVESLNSTFDVTAGYSYQDFYRSEPLAMTIKGDPALQPDIVNAFETESTILSYFGRFNYNFGDKYLLTATVRNDRSSRFSKENRSSIFPAVGLAWRIDKENFMKNQNVVSSLKLRAGWGETGQQGVIGNDYPFLARYVISDNGTKYQIGDQFYNTLRAQGYDKNLKWETTITKNIGLDFGFLNDRITGSVEVYEKKTKDLLSIVPVPAGANLTNLLLINVGDMQNKGIEANINVKAIQKENFSWEFSANATHYTSKVTKLSAQNNPNEKVLIGGIEGGTGTTVQVHQVGYTPFSFYVYQQVYGQDGKPLEGVYVDRNGDGVINEQDLYQYKSPIPDVLLGFSSRFTYKNWDLGFSLRASIGNYVYNNMASKAGSLQNISNNDYLSNISTSYLDTGFKRAQYLSDYYVENGSFLRMDNLNIGYNFPHFINDKYKLRVSLSAQNVFLITKYSGLDPELLTTELNGTTKSGIDNNAYQRPRIYSLGFNFQF